The following DNA comes from Acidobacteriota bacterium.
GATGGTCGCGTCGCTGCGATTGACGACCCAAATCTTGCCGTTCTGATCTATCGCCACGCCAGAGCTTTCGCCGGAGCCGGTATTGATCGCGGTTTTCGGCGTGCCGTCGTTCGCCCAGCGATGCACGCGATTGGAATTGCTGTTGGCAATCCAAATGTCGTTGTCGTCTGATACCACCACGCCGCGCGAACGGTATTCCAGGTCTTTCGTCCATTCGACCTGATTGTTCACGACGTTGATGCGCGAGATTTTTGAGCTTTCCCAGCCGGTGGCGAAGAGGTGATCGAGCTTGTCAATGCCCAGCCCGTAAACCTGATGGTTGGTGGCAATCTTGGTGAGCGCGCCCGTGGCCGGATTGATTCTGAGCACGAACCCCGTGGCGACATCCGCCGACCAGAGCGTGCCATAACGATCAATCGCCGCGCCGTATGGGTAGTGCGATTGCGGCGCGACATCAATCGTGCGCACAATCGCGCCATTCGCGCTGGCGATGTTGAAATACTTGCGGTCGCGATAAACACCCGCCCAAATGTTGCCGTTGGCATCAATCGCCATGGCCCGCGTACCTTCATCGCCATACGCCGAATAGTTAGTGAACGCGCCCGGCGTAAACGTGCCTTCCTTGCCTGCCGCCACGATGACTTCGCGCAAGACGCATTCATCCTTGCCCCAATCGAGCAATTCCGCGCCCGTGATGTCGCCGTCGCCGTTGGTGTCGCGCGAAGTCTCGATCACGCTATTGCCATTGCGGTCTACGCAATCGGCCTCGGCCAGCGCCACTTCGACCACGCTGGCGTAATTGCGATTGCCGACCCAGCAATTGCCCTGCAAATCCACCGTCGTGCGCGAGGGATTGGAACTCGTGCCGCCGCCGGTGCGATAGCGGCCCGCCTCGCGGCCCGTGCGCGTGTCCACTTTTGAAATCGAACCTTCGTTTTGATTGGGCACCCAAATGTAAGGTGGGATGCCGCCTTCGCGCGAAAGCTGCAATTGATTGGGCACGGTGGCGGATTCGACACCGACCAGCACGCCCTCCGCGAAATCTGCGTTGGTTGAATACGTGCGCCCTTGCTGTAGCGCATCGGCCCGACTAGCCTCGGGCCAAATAACCAGCCAAGCGGCGATCCCGACTAACAATGAACTTATCAATGCAAAGACCATGCGTTTCATACACGTCTCCCTGCGGGCCATTGGCCCACTTCTCCTAAAGTGTTTTTTTGAAACCCTCGTGTTATTTGCGCACCCAACAGATGCGTTTATTGTTATGGCAAAGAGGCAATGCATGTGCCGCGGTAGAATTGGTGTTTTTGAGCAGTTGGGCAGGCTGAAGTGCGGATTCTCAACAGGGTTGCGTTGCTGCTGAAGATTGTATTGGTGAAACCCGGATCGGCTTGCACTGGCGGCTACGGTAAGGCGCGCGGCTTGTCATTACCCACATTTGCTCTCTTATGCGCCGGAGGCGCGGCGGATATTAGCCGGTGGTGAAACCACCGGAGGCCTGTGGTTATTGCCTTTGCGCCCCGGCAGGGGCGCGGGACGAGACATGACCGGCAGTGGATTTTGTGACCTGACGCTACGTCCGGCACCCCTGCTGGGGTGCAATGTTATGCCACTCGTTCCCAGTGGTTTCACCACCGGCTAATATCCACGGCCCTTTCAGGGCCAAAAACAAAGACCGCTAAATCCGGAAAATGTGGGTGATGACAAGGCGCTCAAGTTTCCATACCTTGCGCCGCTCGTTCTTCAGCCAATTGGGTCTCGAATTGTTCCAAGGCTTCCAACGCCTCGCAGCCATAAATTGCCGCCGGGCCGCCGCCCATCATCAGCGCTACGCCGATGGTTTCGAGAATTTCGGGACGGGCGGCCCCAGCGCGCAAAGCATCGTGGACGTGCCAGGCGATGCAGCCATCGCAGTTCGTAGAAATTGCAATGCCCAGCGCAATCAATTCTTTCGTTTGCTTACTCAAAGCGCCAGCGGACATGGCACCTTTGTGCAACTGCGTAAATCCGGCCAGTGGCGCGGGCAGTTCTTTGGTCAATTTATGCAGCAGCATCCCCAAATGCTGACGCGCGCGCGGATGATTTTGTTCAGACATAGCCTACTCCTTTCGCTCTTCTTCCTTTTGGGGTGCTGGCTTTTGGGATGCTGGCCGGTTCCGCACAATCAGTACTGAACATGACGCGTGCGCGGCCACAGCTTGCGAAACGGCGCCGAGCAACAGCCGCCCCAACGCTCCATAGCCATGCGAGCCAAGCACAATTAAATCCGCACCCCAGCGTTTGGCCTCATCCACAATCATGCGGCGCGGCGCGCCTTCGATCTCTGCCGCAGTAATGGCCAATGATTTCTCCGCGAGGTTCGCGCGCAAGACACCAGCCGCACGCTCAACGATCAGATGCGCACGCCGCTGCTCATACTCGACCGCCGCTTGGCGCTCAGAGAGCACAGCAAACATAGGCTCAGCCGCCACCGGGAAACGCGCCGAGTAGGCAGAGATGATGCGCACTTCGCTGCCTGCGGGCCAAAGGCGTTGCGCAACAGCTTGCACGGCGGCTTCGCTGCACGGCGAGCCGTCAATTGCCAATAAGACCTTCATCCGTACACCTCTAAAGAATGTGGGAGACAAGAAGAACCATCTCATTGGCCGAACTGCCTCCCAACATGCCAGCGACAATTACCTTAGTCGCTTAGAGCGGGTTGCACTTTGGTGTACGGGAAAAAAGCGCGGCTTGGGACAGTACCGCGCGCGTCAGCAAGCGGCACATCCAGTCAGGCCCAGCGGCATAAACACGTCGTCTCCGCTTGCTGACGCGCGCGGTACTGTCCCGGCGCAACCATCCCGTATATGCAATTGCAACCCGCTCTAATACAGGAGTGCTCCCCCCGGTAACACTCCTGAAAACGAAATCCAACTCACTCTGTTATCAAATTCAGCCAGCAGGAGGGGCAATCCCGATGCCGCGAATGTTTTCGTGGATTCGCCCGGAAACTCGAGCGGCAAGGCAAGCTGTCAGCGGATTCTCGCCCGCAGTTGGGGGAAAAGTCCCAGCCAGCATAAACGTCGGCAGTATGCGGTAAGGCTAAATCAAATTACGTGGCCAGTTTGAAAGGCTTCAATCTCCGCCTCGCTAAAATTCAATTCGCGCAATACCTCGTGCGTGTGTTCGCCCAGCAACGGCGCACGGCGGCGTATTTCGCCGGGCGTCGCCGAGAGTCGCACGGGCGTATTGGCCAACGGGACGGCAGCGGGGCTGCCCGGATAATCAACGTATTGCAACAACTCGCGCGCCTGCACCTGCGGATCGTTGAGCACCTCCTGCAAGGCATAAACCGGCCCGGCGGGCAGCCGCACGGCTTCGAGTTGTTGCAAGGCTTCGGCGGTCGTGCGCGCCGCCGTCCAGGCGGCCATCACGGCGGTAATCAAGTGATAGTTGTCGCCACGCGCCAGATCATCGGCACAGCGCGGATCGGCAATCAAATCGGCGCGGCCCACCAACCTGGCCCAGCGTTCAAACATCGGTTGGCCAATCGCCTGCACCACGATCCAGCCATCGCGCGTGCGGTAGGTGTCGGTGGGCGCGGCGTGCAAACCCGCGTTGCCGCGTTGCTCGCGCACGATGCCGGTGACGTGGCGTTCGGCCAGCAAGGATTGCATCAGCATGACGCCCGTTGCGAGCAGCGCGCCCTCGACGACTTGCCCCTGGCCGGTGCGTTGCCGTTCAAACAGCGCGACCATCGTGCCGAAGGCGGCGTGCAAGGCGGTGCCGAAATCTTCAAACGCGACGACGCTGCGCACGGGCGCGCCGGGAAAACCCGTCAAACTCATCGCGCCCGACATCGCCTGGGCAATCGTGTCGAAGCCCGCCCGCCTGGCATAAGGCCCGGTCGAACCGAACGTCGAGATCATCGTCAGGATGATGTCCGGCTTGCTCGCCGTGAGTGACTCGTAATCAAGGCCGAGCTTTTGCAACACGTCCACCGGCAAATTGGCGACGACGACATCGGCGCTGGCCAGCAGGCGGCGTTTGATTTCGCCGCTGTGCGGATGGGCCGGATCGAGCGTCAGACCGCGTTTGTTGCGGTTCATATTCATAAACAATGCGCCATCGCCCGTTTCGCTGAGCGGCGCGAGCTGGCGGTCTTCGCCTCCGTCGCGGCGCTCGATGCGAATGACATCCGCGCCCATATCCGCCAGCAAGGCGGCGCAATACGGCCCGGCGATGTAGCGGCCAAAATCGAGCACGCGAATTCCTGCGAGTGGTTTGGTCATCTGTTTCCTCAGCAAGTTCTCGCCGCAGATTAACGCAGGTGTTTGCGGATCAGCGAAAAGCGCGTTGATCTGCGGCGGGGCTTTTTATTGTTTCAGTGCGTCGCAGCGCGACAGGCAAAACTCCTTTGCAAAATCCAGCTTGTGTATCAAGAATGCAGGGGCAGCGGCGCACACTGTACCGTAGGCTGCCAGCCTGCGGCGAGCCTTTACGCCAAGCTTGCTGGCCGAAATCACAACGTTCAAGCGCCCGCAGGCTGCGGCACATTTTTTTGAGGAACACCGCCAATGATTCGTCCCTTTGACTACACCGGCATTACCCGCGATGAGCAAGGCATCCTGCGTTACGACAACCTGCCGGATTCGCTGGTCGCAATGTTTCGCCGCAGCGTTGACCGCGCGCCCAACGCCGAAGCCATCGTCGAAGCCGGCGGCCCGCGCATGACCTACGCCCAGGTTTGGGACGCCGCCGCGCACATCGCAGGCGGTTTGCGCGCTCATGGCATCGCACCCGGCGACCGCGTGGCGATTCAACTCGGCAACGGCTTGCAGTGGTGTCTGGCTTTTATCGGCATTCAAATGGCGGGCGCGCTGGCGGTGCCGGTCAACACGCGCTTTACCGCAGCCGAGGCCGCCTACGTTATCGCCGATTCCGGCGCGCGTTTCTCATTCCTGCCCGGCGCGGCATTGCCCGACGGTGCGCCCTTTGTGATCGAAGGATTAAAGCGTGATGGCGTAGCCGCGATCTTTTACACCAGTGGCACGACCGGCTTTCCCAAAGGCGCGCTGACCACGCACGAGAACTTTCTTTCGATTGTCGAATCGCGTTTCCGTATCGTGCCGCTGCCGCGCGATGGCAGCATCCGCACGCTCATCAGCATCCCGCTCTTTCACGTCACGGCCTGCAACGCGCAGTTTCTGCCTACGCTCGGTACGGGCGGCGCGGTCGTCATCCTGCCCGCGTTCGATGTCCAAGCCTTCCTGCGCGCCATCGGCGACGAGCACATCAACCAACTCACGACCGTGCCCGCGATTTATTGGCTCGCGCTCAATCAACCCAACTTTGCCGAATTTGATACGACAGCCATCCGCTGGCTGTCGTATGGCGGCGCGCCGATGGCCCCTGAACTGGTGGGCCGCATCATCGAAGCCTTTCCCAACGCCCGCGTCGGCAACGGCTTCGGCTTGACCGAAACGTCTTCGGTGGCGACCTTCTTGCCGCACGATTTTGCGCGTGAGCGACCCGAATCGGTCGGTTTCCCAATTCCCATCACGGAGGTAGACCTGTTTGAGCCGGATGCCGAAACGGGCATCGGTGAACTACTCATTCGTGGCGCGAACGTCGTCAAAGGCTATTGGAACAAGCCGGAAGCGACGGCGGAGACATTTGTGGATAGCTGGTTACATACGGGCGACATGGCGCGCATCAGCCCGGAAGGCTTCATCCAAATCGTAGACCGCAAGAAAGACATGATCTGTCGCGGCGGCGAAAACGTTTATTGCGTCGAAGTCGAAAACGCCTTGGCCGCGCATCCCGCCGTGTTTGAAGTCGCGGTCATCGGCGTCCCCGACGTCGTGATGGGCGAAAAAGTCGGCGCGGTCATCTCGCTGCGGCCCGGCATGCAAGCCGAACCGGAAGACATCATCACGTTCGCCCGCACGCGGCTGGCCGATTTCAAAGTCCCGCAATACCTCAAGATTTACAGTGATTCGCTGCCGCGCAATCCCAATGGCAAAATCGTGAAGCCGCGACTGCGCAAAGAAGTCGTGTGGGATAAACCCATTCGCTAAGGCATTGGCCACAGAGGCACGGAGCCACAGAGAGAAATCACACCAGAGCAAACTGTCCGGACTTACCTCTGTGGTTCCGTGCCTCTGTGGCTAATCCTCTTCCAAAAACACTGCTCAATAAAAGCCACAGGCCGACAGAGTCTTTCGTCTTCACGAAAATCCCTGTCGGCCTGGGTTGTCTTAGCGATTATCTCTGGTTGCGCTTAGTAACGGCGACCACCACCGCCGCCGCCAAAGCCACCGCCACCGCGTCCGCCGCCACCACCACGTCCGCCGCCGCCGCCACGATCTTCGCGGGGCTTGGCTTCGTTGACGGTGAGGGCGCGGCCGCCGACTTCCTTGCCATTCAGACCTTGGATCGCCGCTTGCGCGGCTTCTTTGGAATCCAGTTCGACAAAGGCGAAGCCGCGTGAACGGCCCGTGTCACGATCGGTGACGAGGCTCGCGGAGCTGACTTGGCCGTATTGGCTGAATTCATCTTGCAGATCCTGCTCCGTCGTATTGAAGGCCAGGTTCCCGACATATAATTTCACTGACATTTGATTTTCCTCTCAATGTAATCGAAGCGGCCGAATGCGCGGCGGAAACGGTTCCTATTCACGACATTCGACACTCGCATCAACGAGTGGCTTCTTACCGTTACTACTCGCCAACCCTCTGGGCCTAATAACGCCAGTCACGCTTGACGACGCATCACCGTTGAAGCCCAGCAGAGCAAGCTCGCGTTGAAGAATTGACCAAACTTTGAGATTGAAGGAAAAGCTCGTGGCGGTCTGTTAAGGAAGGCACGGACTGATTTACGCAACCAAAGAGGTTATATTTCAACTGCGGACACCATAGCACAGAAGCGACCCGCAATGTTGCACCATCTGCGGCACTGGCCGAAAAACTCCGGCGCGCCAAATTTATGAACCTTTCCCGCTTCTGCCACGCTTCTGTTCCACTCTCGTTGGGTTTGTTTGTTATACTCAAACAATGATGAACCAACCAAACAATGGAGCAACCTCGCAGGTAATCTTGATTCTGGCCGGCACGAGCACGCAATACACCGAAGCGCGTAGGCGTTTGGAGCTATTGCCCAAGGAAGCCAGTTGGCTGACCCGGCCTTCGGGCTTAAAGGAATTGCAGCGGCCCAAGGTCTATCGCTTTGGCACCTGGCGTGAATTGGCGCAAATCGAAGCGGTGGAATTGGCGCTGACCGAGATCAAAGCCGAGATTGTTGATCTATAGCCTGCAATGTTCCCGCATGTAACCCCACGGAGCGCGCCTTGCGAGTTTACGATTCTTATGCCCCAACTCGCGCCCAAACTCGCGTATGCAAGAACCTCCTTCGCCTTTCGCGCCACAAAAGCAACAGCAGCGTTGGCGCGAAGCCGCCCTTTATCTGACGGCCCTGCTCGGCTGTGGCTGTTTGCTGGAACTCCTCTTCAAGCTGCATCAGGCTGATCTAAACGTGCCCTTGCTTTACTCTGGCGACGGGGTTTTCCATCAAATGCTGGTCAAAGCCATCCTGACGAAGGACTGGTATTTGCAGAATGACGCGCTGGGGATGCCCAAAGGGCTGGAACTGTATGACTTCCCTTTGGTGGACAATGTTCATTTTCTGCTGCTTAAATTGCTCGGCTGTTTCAGCACCGATCACGCAAGAGTGCTGAACATTTTCTTTTTATTTACTTTTCCGCTCACGACACTGACCGCGTTGTTAGTGCTGCGCCATTTCAACATCTCAGCGGCGCCCGCATTGGGCTGCAGCCTGCTTTACACCTTTACCCTGTACCATCTGCGGCGCGGCGAAAATCACCTATTGCTTTCCGCTTACTATCCCGTGCCGCTCATGATCATGGTGCTGCTGTGGCTCTGCCAGGGAGCCTTGCCAGTAACCGGGAACGGCTGGTATCGCAAGCGCCGCTGGTGGAGCGCCAGTTTGATTTGCGCGCTCATTGCCTCGACTGGCAGCGGCTATTACGGCGCGTTTGCGCTGGGGTTATTGCTGAGCGTTGGCGTATGGCGCGTAGTGGAAACCAACTCGCTAAAAGCGTGCTGGCCTCCGCTGCTTTGCGCGGCGCTCATCGTCACCTGTACCGCCGCCAATCTGTTGCCCCATTTACTTCACCGCTTGCAACACGGCGCGGTTCCGGTGGGGCAACGCGCGCCTGGCGAAGCGGAAACGTATGGATTGAAACTGGCCACGCTGCTTTTACCTGCCCCTGGCCATCGGATAGCGCCGCTCGCGAACTTGCGGGCGCGCTACGATCAAGGGCCGCTGAATAACGAAAATGCCGATGCCTCATTGGGCTTGGTCGGAAGCCTTGGCTTCTTGTTTCTACTCGCTTGGCAGGTGTATGGCAGGCTCACTGCTAAGCACAATCTCAACCAAGAGCGGCGGCAGTTATGGCAACACCTGAGCCTCTTGAATATCTCGGCCTTGCTGTTGGGTACGGTGGGTGGAGCGGGCGCGCTGATCGCGCTACTCGTTTCGCCCCAAATTCGCAGTTACAACCGGGTCAGCGTTTACTTGAGCTTTCTCGCGTTGCTGGCGGTGGCCTCGCTCTTGGATCAATTGGCCGAGCGGTACGCGCGTTCGGCCCGGCGATACGCGGTCTTCAGCGGCGGGGTTTTGCTGCTGACTGTTTTGGGCGTGCTCGATCAAACCCCGGCGCAGCCCCTGCCTGATTACGCGGCGGTCAAAGCTGAATACCGCAATGACGCGGAGTTTTACCAACGTGTCGAGGCCAATGCGCCAGCGCATGGGATGATCTTTCAGTTGCCCGCCCACCTTTTTCCCGAAGGCCCGGGCTACGAACATTTCAAAGCCTATCTGCACACGCGGCAGTTGCGGTGGAGTTTCGGGGCCATGCGCGAACGTCCAGCCTCACAGTGGCAACTCGACGCAGCCGCGCAACCGGCGCCGCGTTTGATTGAACTGCTGGCCACCGCCGGATTCAGCGGACTGAACATTGACCGTTGGTTTTATCAGGATGGCGGCGCGGCGCTCGAAACCGAGCTGACGAATTTGCTGGGCCGCCCGCCGCTGGTGAGCCGGAACAATCATTTCAGCTACTTTGATCTGACGGCCTATCAACGAACTTTGCAGGCAGGTGTTTCAGCCGAAGACTGGCGCGCGCGCCAGGAAAAAGTCTTGTACCCGCTGCTGCAAACTTGGGGCGGCGAATTTTCAGGTCTTGAGGGCACGCCCGCAGATAACTGGCGCTGGTGCGGTTCTGAGGGAGAATTGCTGCTTGAAAATAGCTCATCGCAGCCGCGTGACGTGCAGCTTGAAATGTCGCTTTCGTCTCCCCAGCCCGGCAAGCTGGTGCTAAAGAGTGCCCCCTTCACCGCAGAGCTAGCGCTCAGCAATCAGGCAACCGCTTTCCGTAAAAGTTTCGCGCTGCCGCCAGGCTCTCACAAATTCCTCTTTTATTGCGACGCGCCGCCGGGCCAATCAGCGACTGACCCGCGCGAGTTGGTCTTCTGTGTTCATAATTTCAAACTGACAGAATAGCGTTGTTGCGACCTTTGGAAACAACTGCGTAAGCAAATTGGCGACGGGGACACTGAAACCCCGGCGGGCATCCGCTAATACGCCGTCCCCAACACCACCGCATTCATGAACAAAAACATCGTCGCTTCGGCATAGGCCCGGTAATTCGGGTCTTCGGCAAAGGCGATAAGATGGCCCTGGCCGTAGGGCTGGTGAATCAGAAAGGCCTTTTGCGGCAATTGCGCCAGTGATTCGGGCCAGATCAAACCACTCGCAAGCAGGCGGTCTTTGGGGGCGTAGATGCCCACGTTGACGCCTTTGTCCAGTTTGATCGGCGTGAAAACGCGCGTGCTCTCGACCTGCACTTGCACCTCGTTATCGGTTCCGGCGGAAAGCCAGTGGTTGTCGTTGAGCGTGACGCGCAATAACGCGCCGGGCACGAGTTCGGGCAATTCGCGCGCGGGTTGGATGGCTTGATCGAAGTCGGCGGGTTTGCGTGCAGCATCAGTACGAGCGGGGGGCGCGTCGGTTTCGGGGCTGCCGTCGCGCCATTCGGTGCGCGTGTCGAGCAAGGCCGTGCTTTCGCGCGCGGCCCAGCGCGAGGCTTCACCGAGCGTGATCAGTGTGCCGCCCGCATTCAGCCAATCTTTCAAACGCCGCAACGTATCGCCACTCAAGGCCGCTGCGTAATTGCCCGACGGCAAGACCAGTACGTCGTAACGCCGCCAGTCTACGCGCGCAAGCGAACTGGCGCGCACGGCGGTGACGGGCTGTTGATAGCGCCGCTCCAACACATAGCGCGTCCAGCCCGCAGACAAACTGCTGGCAGGTTGATCCCAAGCGAGCAACACGCGCGGCGCGCGCAAGGCCACGACCTGATTGCTGCCGAGCGAAGTTCCCTCTTCGACAAACGCCGAATCAAGTTTGACCACCTCCGCCCCATGCTTCGCAACAATCGCCGCGAGCTTCGCTTTGAACGTGGCTAAGTCAGGGCCGTTATCAGATGCTCGAAAAAACGCCGTGCCTTTGCTGAACTTGCGCCCGGCCAGCGTG
Coding sequences within:
- a CDS encoding carboxymuconolactone decarboxylase family protein is translated as MSEQNHPRARQHLGMLLHKLTKELPAPLAGFTQLHKGAMSAGALSKQTKELIALGIAISTNCDGCIAWHVHDALRAGAARPEILETIGVALMMGGGPAAIYGCEALEALEQFETQLAEERAAQGMET
- a CDS encoding universal stress protein, coding for MKVLLAIDGSPCSEAAVQAVAQRLWPAGSEVRIISAYSARFPVAAEPMFAVLSERQAAVEYEQRRAHLIVERAAGVLRANLAEKSLAITAAEIEGAPRRMIVDEAKRWGADLIVLGSHGYGALGRLLLGAVSQAVAAHASCSVLIVRNRPASQKPAPQKEEERKE
- a CDS encoding CoA transferase is translated as MTKPLAGIRVLDFGRYIAGPYCAALLADMGADVIRIERRDGGEDRQLAPLSETGDGALFMNMNRNKRGLTLDPAHPHSGEIKRRLLASADVVVANLPVDVLQKLGLDYESLTASKPDIILTMISTFGSTGPYARRAGFDTIAQAMSGAMSLTGFPGAPVRSVVAFEDFGTALHAAFGTMVALFERQRTGQGQVVEGALLATGVMLMQSLLAERHVTGIVREQRGNAGLHAAPTDTYRTRDGWIVVQAIGQPMFERWARLVGRADLIADPRCADDLARGDNYHLITAVMAAWTAARTTAEALQQLEAVRLPAGPVYALQEVLNDPQVQARELLQYVDYPGSPAAVPLANTPVRLSATPGEIRRRAPLLGEHTHEVLRELNFSEAEIEAFQTGHVI
- a CDS encoding AMP-binding protein, whose product is MIRPFDYTGITRDEQGILRYDNLPDSLVAMFRRSVDRAPNAEAIVEAGGPRMTYAQVWDAAAHIAGGLRAHGIAPGDRVAIQLGNGLQWCLAFIGIQMAGALAVPVNTRFTAAEAAYVIADSGARFSFLPGAALPDGAPFVIEGLKRDGVAAIFYTSGTTGFPKGALTTHENFLSIVESRFRIVPLPRDGSIRTLISIPLFHVTACNAQFLPTLGTGGAVVILPAFDVQAFLRAIGDEHINQLTTVPAIYWLALNQPNFAEFDTTAIRWLSYGGAPMAPELVGRIIEAFPNARVGNGFGLTETSSVATFLPHDFARERPESVGFPIPITEVDLFEPDAETGIGELLIRGANVVKGYWNKPEATAETFVDSWLHTGDMARISPEGFIQIVDRKKDMICRGGENVYCVEVENALAAHPAVFEVAVIGVPDVVMGEKVGAVISLRPGMQAEPEDIITFARTRLADFKVPQYLKIYSDSLPRNPNGKIVKPRLRKEVVWDKPIR
- a CDS encoding RNA-binding protein translates to MSVKLYVGNLAFNTTEQDLQDEFSQYGQVSSASLVTDRDTGRSRGFAFVELDSKEAAQAAIQGLNGKEVGGRALTVNEAKPREDRGGGGGRGGGGGRGGGGFGGGGGGRRY